The Chlorocebus sabaeus isolate Y175 chromosome 20, mChlSab1.0.hap1, whole genome shotgun sequence genomic sequence cggccggagaCTCCACACCGAGGAGAACTGAGCATCCCGGGGATTCCAGAGCCGGCCCAGGTTCCAGGAGGGGGGACCGTCTACTGCGCATGCGCGGGTGTGCGGGCAGCGGCCTAGGCTCTGGGAGCGGCCCCGGCAGAGCTCTCATGCTTTTCCACCACCCGACCCCCGCCCgatgccccaccccactccccaacgcggcgcgcacacacacacccacacacacgcaccccccgacacacccacacaaccacacccccacacacccaaacacaccacccccacccccacccccaccacgacCGCCAGCAGCACCACCGTGTTCTGCACTGGGCTGCTGGTTGGAGACCTCCATGCCCCGAAACACCGGGCCCGGGCAGCGTCCGGGCCTGCTCTCCCTCCGGCGGCTCGCCTCCTCTGTGCCTCCGCTCCACCGTCACTCGCCCACCCGTGCCCCTGCCGCCTTCCCCGCCGTCGGCATGGAGCACCTGGCGGCTACATGCACCCCCCAGATCCCACACAAACCCGGGATGCTGACCGCTCCAGGCGgggggaaggcaggcagagatggagagatgagAGCCAGACCTCGGGGGATGGACGCAGGAGGGAcgttggaagggagggagggagggagggagggacggagggacggagagagggagggagtggggaacggAGGGAAAGACGGAGCGACGGAGGGACGGGGGGGGGGGCGGGCGGGAGGGAGCAAGGGTCAGAGGGACTCCGGCAGGGAGGAAAAGCGGTCTCCGGCCTCCAGCAGCAACAGggccgcccctcccccacgccccCGCGCGCCGGGGGAAAAAAGGCGAGCGCCCAGCGCGGGCAGAGGGCGGGGCCCACGGCCGCCGCGTGGGCCGGCGGGGCACTCATTCCCCGAGGAACGGGCCATGTCCGCCAAGGCGAAAGACCCAGACTCGGGTGGCCGTCCGGTTTTCACCCGCATGGTTTGCCGacctcccatccccaggctgAGCCCTGCAATGCAGCGCGAGGCGGGCAGCCCCGTCCACACAGGAGTCACACTCAGGACGACTGAGGCACGAATCGGGATTCCACGTTGCTTTGCCGTCTGCCGGGGGGGAGGGTCGGGTGCTCACGTCTCTGAAGCCCCCGGAAGCCTGACCGTGCTGACTGTTTGATTCCCGAGCTCTGCGGAGACCCAGAATCTTCCAGGGAGGCGTGGAACGCCAGCACCGTGCCTTCGCTCTACTCGCCTGTTTCCAGGGCGGGCCACGGTGGAGACTCCCCCTACGTTGCGTTGCGTGATGCAGGCATCCGTGGTCAGGCCGCGACGCCGGGGATGCAGTCTTTCTCCGGGGTGTCGCTCCGCCCTTCCGCGTGGAAGTGAACGCGACCCACACACCTGCGTGTGTGAGCCTGTGATGACAACGGCGACAACCACGGGCACGGCCTCCTTCCCGGGGAGAGGGCCCGGAAAACTCAAGACTCTCACGGAGGTCCAGTTCCACACTCCACTCCACCCTTCCgggctggcttctccctgctgaaGACGCCCGCGGAGCCCCGAGAGCGGCTTCCAGTCCCCGCAGAATCCctggagaggcccagagagccagcccctgaagcccgccccccgccccctcccccctccccccaccccactccccaccccactccccacctcccgggcttctccggccccacccacacccaggccacagtgaCCTGGGCCCTGTGGGTCCCGGCTTCCGAGGGCGAGGGCGGGCTGGCCCTGGGCTCCTCCTGCATTCCTGAAGGGGTGGAGCCTGTGGGCCTTTATAAGGGCCGCTGGCCGGCTGGGCCGGCCTCCTGGCTGGACCTGCTCGCCCTGCACAGGCCGACTGAGGGGCACGGGAGCCCGCCGGCCTCTCTCTGCCCGTGTCTGTCCGCGGAATTCCGGCCAGGTCTCCCCGCGATGGCTCTCCCGACACCTGGAGACGGCGCCCTCCCGGCGGAGGCCCGAGGACGAGGACGGCGAAGGAGACTCGTTTGGACCCCgagccagagggaggccctgcgAGCCTGCTTTGAGCGGAACCCGTACCCGGGCATCGCCACCAGGGAAGAGCTGGCCCGGGCCATCGGCATTCCGGAGCCCAGGgtccagatttggtttcagaacgagAGATCACGCCAGCTGAGGCAGCACCGGCGGGAATCTCGGCCCTGGCCCGGGAAACGCGGCCCGCAAGAAGGCAGGCGAAAGCGGACCGCCGTCACCCGGTCCCAGACCGCCCTGCTCCTGCGAGCCTTCCAGCAGGATCGCTTTCCGGGCATCGCCACCCGGGAAGAACTGGCCAGAGAGACGGGCCTCCCGGAGTCCCGgattcagatttggtttcagaaccggagggccaggcacccaggccagggtggCGGGGCACCGGCGCACGCAGGCGGCCTGTGCGACGCGGCCCCCGGCGGGTGTCTCCCCGCCCCCTCGCCGTTGGCCTTCGCCCACACCGGGGCGTGGGGAACGGGGCTTCCCGCGCCCCACGTGCCCTGCGCGCCCTGGACTCTCCCACCGGGGGCTTTCGCgagccagggagcaggggccGTCGCCCCGCTGCAGCCCGGCCAGGCCGCGCAGGCAGCGGGGATCCCCCATCCAGCCCCGGCAGGCGGGGATTGGGAACTTTCCTACGCTGCCCTGGCGACTCCGGAAGGGGCGCTCTCCCACCCTCAGACCCCCCGGGGGTGGCCTCCGCGCCCGAGCCAATGGCGGGGGGACCAGGACCCGCAGCACCACAGCCTGCCGGGCCCTTGCTCGGTGGGACAGCCCGGGCCCGCCGGAGCTGAGCCGCAGGGCCAGGGTGTGCTCGCGCCGCCCACGTCCCAGGGGAGTccgtggtggggctggggccaggggccCCAGGTCGCCGGGGCGGCGTGGGAGCCCCAAATCGGGgcagctccacctccggggcccGCGCCCCGGGAGGCCTCCGCGGGGCAGGAGCAGATGCAAGCCGTCCGGGCGCCCTCCCCGCCGCTCCAGGAGCCTGGGCGCTCGTCtgcactcccctccagcctgctggATGAGCTCCTGGAGACCCCCGAGTTTCTGCAGCAGGCGCAACCTCTGCTAGAAACGGAGGCCCCGACGGAGCTGCAGGACGTGGGAGAGCCCGCTTGGCTGGAACCGCTACTCCTCAGCGAGGAGGAATACCGGGCTCTGCTGGAGGAGCTTTAGGACGCGGGGTTGGGACGGGATCGGGGGCGGGGCGGTGGCCTCCCTTTGGCGGTGGGCACCGGGCTCGGTGTGGAGAGGCCTGTTTTCCCTCCGGGCTGAGCAGCCTGGCATTCCTGCCTTCCGGGTctgggcgcggcggcggcggcggcggcggcggcggccggagaCTCCACACCGAGGAGAACTGAGCATCCCGGGGATTCCAGAGCCGGCCCAGGTTCCAGGAGGGGGGACCGTCTACTGCGCATGCGCGGGTGTGCGGGCAGCGGCCTAGGCTCTGGGAGCGGCCCCGGCAGAGCTCTCATGCTTTTCCACCACCCGACCCCCGCCCgatgccccaccccactccccaacgcggcgcgcacacacacacccacacacacgcaccccccgacacacccacacaaccacacccccacacacccaaacacaccacccccacccccacccccaccacgacCGCCAGCAGCACCACCGTGTTCTGCACTGGGCTGCTGGTTGGAGACCTCCATGCCCCGAAACACCGGGCCCGGGCAGCGTCCGGGCCTGCTCTCCCTCCGGCGGCTCGCCTCCTCTGTGCCTCCGCTCCACCGTCACTCGCCCACCCGTGCCCCTGCCGCCTTCCCCGCCGTCGGCATGGAGCACCTGGCGGCTACATGCACCCCCCAGATCCCACACAAACCCGGGATGCTGACCGCTCCAGGCGgggggaaggcaggcagagatggagagatgagAGCCAGACCTCGGGGGATGGACGCAGGAGGGAcgttggaagggagggagggagggagggagggagggagggacggagagagggagggagtggggaacggAGGGAAAGACGGAGCGACGGAGGGACGGGGGGGGGGGCGGGCGGGAGGGAGCAAGGGTCAGAGGGACTCCGGCAGGGAGGAAAAGCGGTCTCCGGCCTCCAGCAGCAACAGggccgcccctcccccacgccccCGCGCGCCGGGGGAAAAAAGGCGAGCGCCCAGCGCGGGCAGAGGGCGGGGCCCACGGCCGCCGCGTGGGCCGGCGGGGCACTCATTCCCCGAGGAACGGGCCATGTCCGCCAAGGCGAAAGACCCAGACTCGGGTGGCCGTCCGGTTTTCACCCGCATGGTTTGCCGacctcccatccccaggctgAGCCCTGCAATGCAGCGCGAGGCGGGCAGCCCCGTCCACACAGGAGTCACACTCAGGACGACTGAGGCACGAATCGGGATTCCACGTTGCTTTGCCGTctgccgggggggggggggtcgggTGCTCACGTCTCTGAAGCCCCCGGAAGCCTGACCGTGCTGACTGTTTGATTCCCGAGCTCTGCGGAGACCCAGAATCTTCCAGGGAGGCGTGGAACGCCAGCACCGTGCCTTCGCTCTACTCGCCTGTTTCCAGGGCGGGCCACGGTGGAGACTCCCCCTACGTTGCGTTGCGTGATGCAGGCATCCGTGGTCAGGCCGCGACGCCGGGGATGCAGTCTTTCTCCGGGGTGTCGCTCCGCCCTTCCGCGTGGAAGTGAACGCGACCCACACACCTGCGTGTGTGAGCCTGTGATGACAACGGCGACAACCACGGGCACGGCCTCCTTCCCGGGGAGAGGGCCCGGAAAACTCAAGACTCTCACGGAGGTCCAGTTCCACACTCCACTCCACCCTTCCgggctggcttctccctgctgaaGACGCCCGCGGAGCCCCGAGAGCGGCTTCCAGTCCCCGCAGAATCCctggagaggcccagagagccagcccctgaagcccgccccccgccccctcccccctccccccaccccactccccaccccactccccacctcccgggcttctccggccccacccacacccaggccacagtgaCCTGGGCCCTGTGGGTCCCGGCTTCCGAGGGCGAGGGCGGGCTGGCCCTGGGCTCCTCCTGCATTCCTGAAGGGGTGGAGCCTGTGGGCCTTTATAAGGGCCGCTGGCCGGCTGGGCCGGCCTCCTGGCTGGACCTGCTCGCCCTGCACAGGCCGACTGAGGGGCACGGGAGCCCGCCGGCCTCTCTCTGCCCGTGTCTGTCCGCGGAATTCCGGCCAGGTCTCCCCGCGATGGCTCTCCCGACACCTGGAGACGGCGCCCTCCCGGCGGAGGCCCGAGGACGAGGACGGCGAAGGAGACTCGTTTGGACCCCgagccagagggaggccctgcgAGCCTGCTTTGAGCGGAACCCGTACCCGGGCATCGCCACCAGGGAAGAGCTGGCCCGGGCCATCGGCATTCCGGAGCCCAGGgtccagatttggtttcagaacgagAGATCACGCCAGCTGAGGCAGCACCGGCGGGAATCTCGGCCCTGGCCCGGGAAACGCGGCCCGCAAGAAGGCAGGCGAAAGCGGACCGCCGTCACCCGGTCCCAGACCGCCCTGCTCCTGCGAGCCTTCCAGCAGGATCGCTTTCCGGGCATCGCCACCCGGGAAGAACTGGCCAGAGAGACGGGCCTCCCGGAGTCCCGgattcagatttggtttcagaaccggagggccaggcacccaggccagggtggCGGGGCACCGGCGCACGCAGGCGGCCTGTGCGACGCGGCCCCCGGCGGGTGTCTCCCCGCCCCCTCGCCGTTGGCCTTCGCCCACACCGGGGCGTGGGGAACGGGGCTTCCCGCGCCCCACGTGCCCTGCGCGCCCTGGACTCTCCCACCGGGGGCTTTCGCgagccagggagcaggggccGTCGCCCCGCTGCAGCCCGGCCAGGCCGCGCAGGCAGCGGGGATCCCCCATCCAGCCCCGGCAGGCGGGGATTGGGAACTTTCCTACGCTGCCCTGGCGACTCCGGAAGGGGCGCTCTCCCACCCTCAGACCCCCCGGGGGTGGCCTCCGCGCCCGAGCCAATGGCGGGGGGACCAGGACCCGCAGCACCACAGCCTGCCGGGCCCTTGCTCGGTGGGACAGCCCGGGCCCGCCGGAGCTGAGCCGCAGGGCCAGGGTGTGCTCGCGCCGCCCACGTCCCAGGGGAGTccgtggtggggctggggccaggggccCCAGGTCGCCGGGGCGGCGTGGGAGCCCCAAATCGGGgcagctccacctccggggcccGCGCCCCGGGAGGCCTCCGCGGGGCAGGAGCAGATGCAAGCCGTCCGGGCGCCCTCCCCGCCGCTCCAGGAGCCTGGGCGCTCGTCtgcactcccctccagcctgctggATGAGCTCCTGGAGACCCCCGAGTTTCTGCAGCAGGCGCAACCTCTGCTAGAAACGGAGGCCCCGACGGAGCTGCAGGACGTGGGAGAGCCCGCTTGGCTGGAACCGCTACTCCTCAGCGAGGAGGAATACCGGGCTCTGCTGGAGGAGCTTTAGGACGCGGGGTTGGGACGGGATCGGGGGCGGGGCGGTGGCCTCCCTTTGGCGGTGGGCACCGGGCTCGGTGTGGAGAGGCCTGTTTTCCCTCCGGGCTGAGCAGCCTGGCATTCCTGCCTTCCGGGTctgggcgcggcggcggcggcggcggcggcggcggccggagaCTCCACACCGAGGAGAACTGAGCATCCCGGGGATTCCAGAGCCGGCCCAGGTTCCAGGAGGGGGGACCGTCTACTGCGCATGCGCGGGTGTGCGGGCAGCGGCCTAGGCTCTGGGAGCGGCCCCGGCAGAGCTCTCATGCTTTTCCACCACCCGACCCCCGCCCgatgccccaccccactccccaacgcggcgcgcacacacacacccacacacacgcaccccccgacacacccacacaaccacacccccacacacccaaacacaccacccccacccccacccccaccacgacCGCCAGCAGCACCACCGTGTTCTGCACTGGGCTGCTGGTTGGAGACCTCCATGCCCCGAAACACCGGGCCCGGGCAGCGTCCGGGCCTGCTCTCCCTCCGGCGGCTCGCCTCCTCTGTGCCTCCGCTCCACCGTCACTCGCCCACCCGTGCCCCTGCCGCCTTCCCCGCCGTCGGCATGGAGCACCTGGCGGCTACATGCACCCCCCAGATCCCACACAAACCCGGGATGCTGACCGCTCCAGGCGgggggaaggcaggcagagatggagagatgagAGCCAGACCTCGGGGGATGGACGCAGGAGGGAcgttggaagggagggagggagggagggagggagggagggacggagggacggagagagggagggagtggggaacggAGGGAAAGACGGAGCGACGGAGGGACGGGGGGGGGGGCGGGCGGGAGGGAGCAAGGGTCAGAGGGACTCCGGCAGGGAGGAAAAGCGGTCTCCGGCCTCCAGCAGCAACAGggccgcccctcccccacgccccCGCGCGCCGGGGGAAAAAAGGCGAGCGCCCAGCGCGGGCAGAGGGCGGGGCCCACGGCCGCCGCGTGGGCCGGCGGGGCACTCATTCCCCGAGGAACGGGCCATGTCCGCCAAGGCGAAAGACCCAGACTCGGGTGGCCGTCCGGTTTTCACCCGCATGGTTTGCCGacctcccatccccaggctgAGCCCTGCAATGCAGCGCGAGGCGGGCAGCCCCGTCCACACAGGAGTCACACTCAGGACGACTGAGGCACGAATCGGGATTCCACGTTGCTTTGCCGTCTGCCGGGGGGGGCGGGGTCGGGTGCTCACGTCTCTGAAGCCCCCGGAAGCCTGACCGTGCTGACTGTTTGATTCCCGAGCTCTGCGGAGACCCAGAATCTTCCAGGGAGGCGTGGAACGCCAGCACCGTGCCTTCGCTCTACTCGCCTGTTTCCAGGGCGGGCCACGGTGGAGACTCCCCCTACGTTGCGTTGCGTGATGCAGGCATCCGTGGTCAGGCCGCGACGCCGGGGATGCAGTCTTTCTCCGGGGTGTCGCTCCGCCCTTCCGCGTGGAAGTGAACGCGACCCACACACCTGCGTGTGTGAGCCTGTGATGACAACGGCGACAACCACGGGCACGGCCTCCTTCCCGGGGAGAGGGCCCGGAAAACTCAAGACTCTCACGGAGGTCCAGTTCCACACTCCACTCCACCCTTCCgggctggcttctccctgctgaaGACGCCCGCGGAGCCCCGAGAGCGGCTTCCAGTCCCCGCAGAATCCctggagaggcccagagagccagcccctgaagcccgccccccgccccctcccccctccccccaccccactccccaccccactccccacctcccgggcttctccggccccacccacacccaggccacagtgaCCTGGGCCCTGTGGGTCCCGGCTTCCGAGGGCGAGGGCGGGCTGGCCCTGGGCTCCTCCTGCATTCCTGAAGGGGTGGAGCCTGTGGGCCTTTATAAGGGCCGCTGGCCGGCTGGGCCGGCCTCCTGGCTGGACCTGCTCGCCCTGCACAGGCCGACTGAGGGGCACGGGAGCCCGCCGGCCTCTCTCTGCCCGTGTCTGTCCGCGGAATTCCGGCCAGGTCTCCCCGCGATGGCTCTCCCGACACCTGGAGACGGCGCCCTCCCGGCGGAGGCCCGAGGACGAGGACGGCGAAGGAGACTCGTTTGGACCCCgagccagagggaggccctgcgAGCCTGCTTTGAGC encodes the following:
- the LOC140709423 gene encoding double homeobox protein 4C-like, yielding MALPTPGDGALPAEARGRGRRRRLVWTPSQREALRACFERNPYPGIATREELARAIGIPEPRVQIWFQNERSRQLRQHRRESRPWPGKRGPQEGRRKRTAVTRSQTALLLRAFQQDRFPGIATREELARETGLPESRIQIWFQNRRARHPGQGGGAPAHAGGLCDAAPGGCLPAPSPLAFAHTGAWGTGLPAPHVPCAPWTLPPGAFASQGAGAVAPLQPGQAAQAAGIPHPAPAGGDWELSYAALATPEGALSHPQTPRGWPPRPSQWRGDQDPQHHSLPGPCSVGQPGPAGAEPQGQGVLAPPTSQGSPWWGWGQGPQVAGAAWEPQIGAAPPPGPAPREASAGQEQMQAVRAPSPPLQEPGRSSALPSSLLDELLETPEFLQQAQPLLETEAPTELQDVGEPAWLEPLLLSEEEYRALLEEL